Proteins encoded within one genomic window of Enterococcus haemoperoxidus ATCC BAA-382:
- a CDS encoding type 1 glutamine amidotransferase family protein, protein MTEVFFVLLEDYADWEAASIAAELNQQEGVTVKTVSNEKQAIHSMGGFSTLPDYTLAEACQKEFAALILIGGKSWRTDKAKEVDALVAKAEQQGAVIAAICDATVYLGSLGLLNDHKHTSNQLQDLQDYAGTRYTGGNHYLEVQAIRANNLITANGTGHLEFAREILLALQVMPEKEVEQWYNFYKLGYYEAIKQELRNAGEDHVG, encoded by the coding sequence ATGACAGAAGTGTTTTTTGTATTATTAGAAGATTATGCAGATTGGGAAGCAGCATCGATTGCGGCTGAACTGAATCAGCAAGAGGGGGTCACGGTTAAAACTGTTTCAAATGAAAAACAAGCGATTCATTCAATGGGCGGTTTTTCGACATTACCAGATTATACGCTTGCCGAAGCGTGTCAAAAAGAGTTTGCTGCGTTGATTTTAATTGGTGGAAAATCTTGGCGAACGGATAAAGCAAAAGAAGTCGATGCTTTAGTAGCAAAAGCAGAACAACAAGGTGCTGTGATTGCAGCCATTTGTGATGCGACTGTTTATTTGGGAAGTCTAGGGTTACTAAATGATCACAAGCATACGAGCAACCAATTACAAGACCTACAAGATTATGCTGGCACGCGTTATACTGGTGGGAATCACTATTTAGAAGTTCAAGCAATAAGAGCAAACAACCTGATTACAGCCAATGGAACTGGGCATTTAGAGTTTGCAAGAGAAATTTTGTTGGCACTTCAAGTAATGCCTGAAAAAGAAGTGGAACAATGGTATAACTTTTACAAGTTAGGCTACTATGAAGCGATCAAACAAGAACTAAGAAATGCTGGTGAGGATCATGTTGGCTAA
- a CDS encoding helix-turn-helix domain-containing protein yields the protein MKNFFMKKSDKQKFELFKLIVFSKNGVSVNTLAEKSELSLNLIYRKLKELNDDLTEIFSPEDVCIIKNDIFLSVLIDNCTNISLVIDSVRLFYIQQSHEYLIFHSVFSNYFYSVEALSQEINLSVAQTYKSLNTINKALGYFDVKLIFNDDNLQSNFQGSEINIRLFLFYYYWSVFKGVVWPFRKSLSYLQDIDVAIYDVSESQRGRLKYFQTLSIWRILYRNKLVDIAPDFLAVIQLLNSIHPIKFSVGLNIPEEALIQEECYFGFLCRLFIYNSDTHAQKLETATAFIQSDLPISKSCTFILDRVYAAYAIEPKHEDYLFAYYSLLLALTSITYLSIDNTDLFENDQNISELGTDYADFPQMEVELSELAQQLFSEAPYLSELKSKGFFTYMVYLFYFFIDNSKQSQKLKIFIQYSKNHISVAEIKRSLASFFSSESIAFVDDPHRSDILISDCYERDCPNENFFYFDNPVNTNEWQALISFISTKLYKNVFYKQL from the coding sequence GTGAAAAATTTTTTTATGAAAAAAAGTGATAAACAAAAATTCGAACTTTTCAAATTAATTGTGTTTAGTAAAAATGGGGTCTCTGTCAATACACTTGCAGAGAAATCTGAGTTGTCCTTAAATTTGATTTATCGAAAGCTTAAAGAGCTCAATGACGACTTGACAGAAATTTTTTCTCCCGAAGATGTTTGTATAATCAAAAATGATATTTTTTTGTCTGTTTTGATCGATAATTGTACAAATATAAGCTTGGTTATTGATTCAGTAAGGCTCTTTTATATACAGCAATCCCATGAATATTTGATTTTCCATTCTGTTTTCTCAAACTATTTCTACAGTGTTGAAGCACTTTCTCAGGAGATTAACCTAAGTGTTGCTCAAACTTATAAAAGCCTCAATACCATCAATAAAGCTCTAGGTTATTTTGATGTCAAACTTATTTTTAATGATGATAATTTACAATCAAATTTCCAGGGCTCAGAGATAAATATTCGATTATTTTTGTTTTATTATTACTGGTCTGTTTTCAAAGGGGTGGTTTGGCCATTTAGAAAATCTTTGAGCTATCTTCAAGATATTGATGTCGCTATCTATGATGTTTCGGAGTCACAAAGAGGGCGCTTAAAGTATTTCCAAACCTTATCTATTTGGAGAATTCTTTATAGGAATAAGTTGGTAGACATTGCACCTGATTTTTTAGCAGTAATTCAGTTACTCAATTCCATTCATCCAATTAAATTTTCTGTTGGCCTAAATATTCCTGAGGAAGCTCTAATTCAAGAAGAATGCTATTTTGGTTTTCTATGTCGACTTTTTATCTACAATAGCGATACGCATGCTCAAAAACTAGAAACAGCTACTGCCTTTATCCAGTCTGATTTACCAATTTCAAAGAGTTGCACGTTTATTTTGGATAGAGTTTATGCAGCTTATGCTATTGAACCTAAGCATGAGGATTATCTTTTTGCTTATTATTCACTATTGCTTGCTTTGACCTCTATTACGTACTTATCTATCGATAATACTGATTTGTTTGAAAATGACCAAAATATTTCAGAATTAGGGACTGACTATGCTGATTTCCCACAAATGGAAGTCGAGCTTTCAGAACTTGCACAGCAATTATTTTCAGAAGCACCTTATCTCAGTGAATTAAAATCAAAAGGCTTTTTCACATATATGGTTTATTTATTTTATTTCTTTATAGACAACTCTAAACAATCGCAAAAGTTAAAAATTTTTATTCAATACTCTAAAAATCATATTAGCGTAGCTGAAATAAAAAGAAGTCTCGCCAGTTTCTTTAGCTCGGAATCAATTGCCTTTGTCGATGATCCTCACCGATCCGATATTTTGATTTCAGACTGTTATGAAAGAGATTGTCCTAATGAAAATTTCTTTTATTTTGATAACCCTGTGAATACAAATGAATGGCAGGCATTGATCAGCTTTATTAGTACCAAGCTTTACAAGAATGTTTTCTACAAACAATTATAA
- a CDS encoding MetQ/NlpA family ABC transporter substrate-binding protein, translating into MKKKLLISMLVLAGVAVVGCGGQKKAADTKKKEDKIIKVASHIPSTVEVVELAGKEIEHGYKVELVQVNDNIQYNELLNAKEIDANFAQHEPFMQKFNEEKDGNLVVVQKIYNAKVGFYSKEFKDIKDLPEGTKIALPSDVSNEGRALAILNEAGLIKLKEGVGFNGTIKDIIENPKKFDWVSVDLLNLAEAYNEKDIAMVYNYPTYIAKVGLTPKDAILLEKKVDDRFAISLVAREDNKDSDKIKALKKAMTSDKVKELLETKYSETLTPAF; encoded by the coding sequence ATGAAAAAAAAATTATTGATCAGTATGTTAGTGTTGGCAGGGGTAGCAGTTGTTGGATGCGGTGGTCAGAAAAAAGCTGCGGATACAAAGAAAAAAGAAGATAAAATCATCAAAGTGGCTTCACACATCCCATCAACGGTCGAAGTAGTTGAGTTAGCGGGAAAAGAAATTGAACATGGCTACAAAGTAGAACTAGTTCAAGTCAATGATAATATTCAATACAATGAATTATTGAATGCTAAAGAAATCGATGCAAACTTTGCTCAACATGAGCCATTTATGCAAAAGTTTAATGAAGAAAAAGACGGTAATTTAGTAGTTGTACAAAAAATTTATAATGCAAAAGTTGGTTTTTATTCTAAAGAGTTTAAAGATATAAAAGATCTTCCAGAAGGGACGAAAATCGCATTGCCAAGTGATGTTTCTAATGAAGGTCGTGCATTAGCTATTTTAAATGAAGCTGGTTTGATCAAATTAAAAGAAGGCGTAGGATTTAATGGGACAATCAAAGATATCATAGAGAATCCGAAAAAATTTGATTGGGTATCTGTCGACTTATTAAACTTAGCGGAAGCGTATAATGAAAAAGATATTGCAATGGTCTACAATTACCCCACATATATTGCGAAAGTTGGTTTGACACCCAAAGATGCGATTTTATTGGAGAAGAAAGTGGATGATCGTTTTGCAATCAGCTTGGTTGCCAGAGAAGATAACAAAGATTCAGATAAAATTAAAGCGTTGAAAAAAGCGATGACAAGTGATAAAGTCAAAGAATTACTAGAAACGAAATACAGTGAAACGTTGACTCCAGCATTTTAA
- the relB gene encoding type II toxin-antitoxin system RelB family antitoxin gives MNTVSFRLSNDEKDFMQRLANSKEISLSELAKTTILESLENQIDLETYNNLMKKHQINDESISHAEMMQELI, from the coding sequence ATGAATACAGTGTCATTTAGATTATCTAACGATGAAAAAGATTTTATGCAAAGGCTGGCTAACTCTAAAGAGATATCCTTATCTGAACTTGCTAAGACAACAATTTTGGAAAGCCTAGAAAATCAGATTGATTTAGAAACATACAATAATCTGATGAAAAAGCATCAAATAAATGACGAAAGTATTTCTCATGCTGAAATGATGCAGGAGCTTATTTAA
- a CDS encoding DUF3224 domain-containing protein — MLAKSTFELVSWEEELLADIPTEQPVAKASAWYKALQEITGSFKADYLLHYSQYNQENPHLSEATYLGYLFFEGVLKGRKGTFVLEERGTFEKGLPHNELVIKENTGTEELSGIQGTGKYFLDGDNLVIEIDYGIEK, encoded by the coding sequence ATGTTGGCTAAAAGTACCTTTGAGCTTGTTTCATGGGAGGAAGAATTATTGGCAGATATCCCAACAGAACAACCAGTGGCGAAAGCTTCTGCTTGGTATAAAGCCTTACAAGAAATCACAGGCAGTTTCAAAGCAGATTATTTATTGCATTACTCGCAGTACAATCAAGAAAACCCTCATCTATCAGAAGCGACCTATTTAGGGTATCTGTTCTTTGAAGGGGTGCTAAAAGGTCGCAAAGGCACGTTTGTCTTAGAAGAACGAGGGACTTTTGAAAAGGGACTTCCGCACAATGAATTAGTGATAAAAGAGAACACTGGAACGGAAGAACTTTCAGGAATTCAAGGTACGGGCAAGTATTTTTTAGATGGAGACAACTTGGTTATTGAGATTGATTATGGGATTGAGAAGTAA
- a CDS encoding MFS transporter: MTEHSEEKLFNKGFISITLINFVVYLVYYLLMVIIAVIAQDTLHASLGQAGLASGIYIIGTLFARLFMGKMLELLGRKVVLRYGALFYLITTIAYLYIPSIGILYFVRLLNGFGYGTVSTATNAIVTAYIPKSKHGEGINYYGLSTSLAAAIGPFIGMILLNTTSFYFIISFSIVLIFLTTIACFIFPVKNIQLSVAHKASLSRWTFDSFIEKKVLFISFIAFLMGLSYSSVLSFLSSYAKVIDLVGASSFFFVVYALVITATRPMSGRIFDARGENAVMYPSFVFLTAGLLLLSVTTSGWMLLVSGGLIGLGYGTFMSNGQAICLKASPSSHRIGIALSTYFIGLDLGLGVGPYILGELRSVLSFQGLYFVAGLIPVICIILYALFYKSKAPIYENKLNEQ, encoded by the coding sequence ATGACGGAACATTCAGAAGAAAAATTATTCAATAAAGGGTTTATCAGCATTACGTTGATCAATTTTGTGGTCTATCTCGTTTATTACTTATTGATGGTAATCATCGCAGTGATTGCGCAAGATACGCTTCATGCTTCATTAGGTCAAGCCGGTCTGGCCTCTGGTATTTATATTATTGGTACTTTATTTGCTCGGCTATTTATGGGAAAAATGTTGGAGTTACTTGGTAGAAAAGTGGTCTTGCGATATGGTGCTTTATTTTATCTCATCACAACGATTGCTTATCTCTATATTCCAAGTATCGGGATTCTTTATTTTGTTCGTTTACTTAATGGCTTTGGCTATGGAACGGTGTCGACTGCGACAAATGCGATCGTGACGGCCTATATTCCTAAATCAAAACATGGTGAAGGAATCAATTATTATGGATTAAGCACTAGCTTAGCTGCAGCGATTGGTCCATTTATTGGGATGATTTTGTTAAATACAACGAGTTTTTATTTTATTATTTCGTTTTCGATCGTGCTGATTTTCCTGACAACGATTGCTTGTTTTATCTTCCCTGTAAAAAATATTCAATTAAGTGTAGCTCATAAAGCCAGTTTGTCACGTTGGACATTTGATAGTTTTATTGAAAAAAAAGTGCTATTTATTTCGTTTATTGCCTTTTTGATGGGACTTTCTTATTCAAGCGTCCTTTCATTTCTTTCCTCTTATGCCAAAGTGATCGATCTGGTCGGTGCTAGTTCCTTTTTCTTTGTAGTCTATGCGCTGGTGATCACAGCGACTCGTCCAATGTCTGGCAGAATCTTTGATGCTCGTGGCGAAAATGCGGTGATGTATCCTAGTTTTGTCTTTCTAACGGCAGGATTACTCTTATTGAGTGTGACCACAAGTGGTTGGATGTTGCTTGTTTCAGGTGGATTGATTGGTTTAGGTTATGGTACGTTTATGTCTAATGGTCAAGCAATTTGTTTAAAAGCCAGTCCCAGCAGTCATCGAATCGGTATTGCCTTGTCCACTTACTTCATTGGTTTAGATCTTGGTTTGGGTGTAGGACCTTATATTTTAGGAGAGTTGCGAAGTGTCCTTTCATTCCAAGGTTTATACTTCGTTGCAGGTTTGATTCCAGTGATTTGTATAATTCTATATGCCTTGTTTTACAAATCAAAAGCACCTATTTATGAAAATAAATTGAACGAACAATAA
- a CDS encoding helix-turn-helix transcriptional regulator, giving the protein MKIDRLLSLVNLLTENDRMTAKGLAERLEVSKRTIYRDIETLNLAGIPIISYSGIHGGYGIVDGYKVSKHVFSTEDISAIMTGLSAIQSISTSSEISPLLAKIAPNTKVQQPQSDLLIDLSSWYKPNDGKNKLDDLRQAIATQKIIVIQYHSKKGYSEREIEPYKLIFKASHWYLYGFCLKRKAFRLFKLTRIQTYTLLEERFEPRPLDPVELTRESEIDYLEAMVSPDIQQIVLTYEQKDKLYLIDKLGAEFFQEHEKKSTTGTIVFPLINHKKSVDFILRLQDKVRVIEPPSIVDAVKAKIEEMYFLYKS; this is encoded by the coding sequence ATGAAAATCGATCGCTTGCTCAGCTTGGTAAATTTATTGACGGAAAATGACCGAATGACCGCCAAAGGGTTGGCAGAACGGCTGGAAGTATCTAAACGAACCATTTATCGTGATATCGAAACCCTGAATTTAGCGGGGATTCCGATTATTTCTTATTCAGGGATTCATGGCGGTTACGGTATCGTAGATGGTTACAAAGTAAGTAAACATGTCTTCTCAACTGAGGATATTTCGGCGATCATGACAGGACTTTCAGCGATTCAAAGTATTTCAACATCCTCTGAAATTAGTCCTTTGCTGGCAAAAATTGCCCCGAATACGAAGGTACAACAGCCGCAAAGTGATTTGTTGATCGATCTATCTTCTTGGTACAAGCCAAATGACGGAAAAAATAAATTAGATGATTTACGACAAGCGATAGCAACACAGAAAATCATTGTGATTCAATACCATTCTAAGAAAGGCTACTCTGAACGGGAAATAGAACCATACAAGCTTATTTTTAAAGCTTCACATTGGTATCTGTATGGTTTTTGTTTAAAAAGAAAGGCATTTCGCTTATTTAAACTGACAAGGATTCAAACATATACGCTGTTAGAGGAGCGATTTGAACCTAGACCACTAGACCCTGTGGAGCTAACCAGAGAGTCTGAAATTGATTATTTAGAAGCGATGGTATCGCCAGATATTCAGCAAATCGTCTTAACTTATGAGCAAAAAGATAAATTATACTTGATCGATAAACTAGGTGCAGAATTTTTTCAGGAGCATGAAAAGAAATCAACTACTGGAACGATTGTATTTCCACTGATAAATCATAAAAAATCAGTAGACTTTATTTTACGTTTACAAGATAAAGTGCGAGTTATTGAACCGCCGAGCATAGTTGATGCAGTCAAAGCGAAAATAGAAGAAATGTATTTTCTTTACAAAAGCTGA
- a CDS encoding methionine ABC transporter ATP-binding protein: protein MITFNQVSKSYTHNGATVTALDHVDLQIQEHELFGVIGESGSGKSTLLRMINTLEQPSSGSIKVAGIDLMTLSESQKRQSRKQIGMIFQQFNLLYNQTVNENIGLPLRLNKEYDRQKVQEVLDFVRLTDKGEQYPRQLSGGEKQRVGIARALITQPKILLCDEPTSALDGQNAYDILTLLRRINQTFGTTMVIVSHELNLIKQLCNRTAVLEKGKVLETLTIQQGQQQPQFSTYYERIRESLG, encoded by the coding sequence ATGATTACGTTTAATCAAGTTTCAAAGAGCTACACTCATAATGGCGCAACTGTCACAGCATTAGATCATGTTGATCTACAAATTCAAGAGCACGAGTTATTTGGTGTGATTGGAGAAAGTGGTTCTGGAAAATCAACATTATTACGAATGATCAATACATTAGAACAACCTAGCAGTGGTTCTATAAAAGTCGCTGGAATTGATTTGATGACGTTAAGTGAGTCACAAAAAAGGCAAAGTCGTAAACAAATCGGTATGATTTTTCAGCAATTTAATTTACTTTACAACCAAACAGTCAATGAAAATATCGGGCTGCCTTTACGGTTGAATAAAGAGTATGATCGCCAAAAAGTTCAAGAGGTTTTGGATTTTGTACGTTTGACAGACAAAGGGGAGCAGTATCCTAGACAGCTTAGTGGGGGCGAAAAACAACGTGTGGGCATTGCCAGAGCTCTGATCACACAACCCAAGATTTTACTCTGTGATGAACCGACATCTGCTTTAGATGGTCAAAATGCGTACGATATTTTGACATTATTGCGCAGAATCAATCAAACCTTTGGGACAACGATGGTCATTGTTAGCCACGAATTAAATTTGATCAAGCAATTGTGTAACCGAACTGCAGTTTTAGAAAAAGGAAAGGTGCTAGAAACACTAACAATTCAACAAGGCCAGCAGCAACCACAGTTTAGCACCTATTATGAAAGAATTCGGGAGAGTTTAGGATGA
- a CDS encoding thioesterase II family protein, with protein MIQLVMFPYAGSIINPYKEWLSLDDTEFEIIQIEYDGRGRRSFVERPENWRTLIDKTLKQVLECVDFTKEYILFGHSMGARVVADIYRKIDAMAINQPKLLIFSGSEAFRAKNYESILTAPVKKFNQFFFKLGGIPKEVIEEVELLELVTDYLREDLTLLNQFNFNRKKTKITCPVLIFNGTQEEKSELKEWTDLIGPNCQQMIFQGDHFFIRTNVQEILSVIKNKLNESK; from the coding sequence ATGATTCAATTAGTAATGTTTCCTTATGCTGGAAGCATCATAAACCCTTATAAAGAATGGCTATCGTTGGATGACACAGAATTTGAAATTATTCAAATCGAGTATGATGGACGTGGTCGTAGAAGCTTTGTGGAAAGACCAGAAAACTGGCGGACATTGATTGATAAGACCTTGAAGCAAGTACTAGAATGTGTGGATTTTACCAAAGAATATATTTTATTTGGTCATAGCATGGGCGCCAGAGTTGTTGCAGATATTTATAGAAAGATTGACGCAATGGCAATCAATCAACCCAAATTATTAATATTTTCTGGAAGTGAAGCCTTTCGTGCAAAGAATTATGAATCGATCTTAACTGCACCGGTCAAGAAATTCAATCAATTTTTCTTTAAACTAGGTGGAATTCCGAAAGAAGTGATTGAAGAAGTAGAGCTTTTAGAGCTAGTGACTGACTATTTAAGGGAAGATTTGACATTATTGAATCAGTTCAATTTTAACCGAAAAAAAACAAAAATAACTTGTCCAGTGCTGATTTTCAATGGAACACAAGAGGAGAAAAGTGAGTTGAAGGAATGGACCGATCTAATCGGTCCAAACTGTCAACAGATGATTTTCCAGGGAGACCATTTCTTTATTAGAACTAATGTTCAGGAGATTCTTTCTGTAATTAAGAATAAACTAAATGAAAGTAAATGA
- a CDS encoding methionine ABC transporter permease, which produces MMTAYIEKISYYHPELTKSLSESGIMILISIIAAVVIGLPLGTFVYLTKKMPTKSNHWIGIFLNAYINIVRSFPFLLFVVALIPFTRLVLGTAFGTYAASLPLSFVAVAIYARLVEQVLLEIPNDILELAQSLGSTKLQLISRFLYVEARSGLVLALTSVVISMVSYSTVMGVIGGGGIGDFALRYGYQRYEYAVMYTAIVLMIIFVSVIQISGSWFAKKINKK; this is translated from the coding sequence ATGATGACAGCTTATATAGAGAAAATTAGTTATTACCATCCAGAACTTACGAAATCTTTATCTGAAAGTGGCATCATGATTCTGATTTCAATCATTGCGGCTGTGGTAATTGGCTTACCTCTTGGAACGTTTGTTTACTTAACAAAAAAAATGCCGACTAAATCCAATCACTGGATAGGTATTTTCTTAAACGCTTATATTAATATTGTTCGTTCATTTCCTTTTTTATTGTTTGTGGTTGCGCTTATTCCTTTTACGCGACTTGTATTAGGAACTGCATTTGGGACGTATGCAGCGTCTTTACCGTTAAGTTTTGTAGCAGTCGCAATATACGCTAGACTTGTGGAACAAGTCCTTTTAGAAATACCCAACGATATTTTAGAGCTTGCTCAATCTTTAGGTAGTACCAAGTTACAGTTGATCAGCCGTTTTCTTTATGTGGAAGCACGTTCGGGTTTAGTTTTGGCGTTGACATCAGTCGTAATCAGCATGGTTTCTTACTCAACCGTGATGGGTGTGATCGGCGGCGGTGGAATCGGAGATTTTGCATTGCGTTATGGGTATCAACGTTATGAGTATGCAGTAATGTATACGGCAATTGTGCTTATGATCATCTTTGTCAGTGTTATTCAAATTAGTGGTAGTTGGTTTGCTAAAAAAATAAATAAAAAATAA
- a CDS encoding lipoate--protein ligase, translating to MYYMIMPSHDIRRNLATEQYLLNQRTFDDPLVLFYIQKPCVIVGRNQNVRAEVDLTYAKEHEITITRRLSGGGAVYDDLGNLSFSFVVNAEHESFGNFKLFTQPIIDALHEMGALGAEISGRNDLLIDGKKFSGNAMYTKNKKMYSHGTLMLDVDLDEVSRVLTVSEKKLASKGTKSVRSRVTNLKPYLAKEYQEISTEAFRDRLLLHLFKAKRLEEIKSQEYQLTKEDEQAIDQLVSEIYGNDAWVFGEEPKFTIKREEKFTGGLIEANISVEKGRISAITIYGDYFSQKDTKEITDLLLGCMYDQESIKQALAETSVGDYFNNVSKAEFIQLLVD from the coding sequence ATGTACTATATGATTATGCCCTCTCACGATATCCGTCGGAATTTAGCGACGGAACAATATCTGCTAAATCAGCGAACTTTTGATGATCCACTGGTATTATTTTATATTCAAAAACCATGTGTCATCGTTGGGCGCAATCAGAATGTACGGGCAGAAGTTGATTTGACTTACGCAAAAGAACACGAAATCACGATTACTAGAAGGTTATCTGGTGGCGGGGCAGTGTATGATGATTTAGGAAATTTGAGTTTTAGTTTTGTTGTGAATGCAGAGCATGAATCATTTGGCAATTTTAAACTATTTACTCAGCCGATCATTGATGCGTTACACGAAATGGGTGCACTAGGGGCTGAAATCAGTGGCCGTAATGATTTATTGATCGATGGGAAAAAATTCTCAGGTAATGCTATGTATACGAAAAATAAAAAAATGTATTCACATGGTACATTGATGCTGGATGTTGATTTGGATGAAGTCAGTCGAGTATTGACTGTTTCTGAAAAAAAACTAGCATCAAAAGGGACGAAGTCAGTCAGAAGCCGAGTAACTAATCTTAAACCATATTTAGCGAAAGAATACCAAGAAATTTCCACGGAAGCATTTCGAGATCGTTTATTGCTACATTTGTTTAAGGCCAAAAGGTTGGAAGAAATCAAATCACAGGAATATCAGCTAACAAAAGAAGATGAGCAAGCAATCGATCAATTAGTATCAGAAATTTATGGAAATGATGCTTGGGTGTTTGGTGAGGAACCGAAGTTTACAATCAAAAGAGAAGAAAAATTTACAGGCGGATTAATAGAAGCGAATATTTCTGTAGAGAAAGGCCGAATCTCAGCAATCACAATTTATGGTGATTATTTTAGCCAAAAAGATACGAAGGAAATCACAGACTTGTTGCTTGGCTGTATGTATGATCAGGAATCAATTAAACAAGCGTTGGCTGAAACTTCAGTGGGGGATTATTTTAACAATGTTTCTAAAGCTGAGTTTATTCAGTTGTTGGTTGACTAA
- a CDS encoding Crp/Fnr family transcriptional regulator — translation MDSHVLQEYLDDHAFPIVVKKKRTYLTYEGLQDRYAYILKSGIIKTSVISPDGREFNLRYINSLEIVSLLRDEYSQFIDAPFNIRIESDQAELYQIDRVQFWKDINQSKDLQMYVKDYYRVRLMYSMKKMQQMLMNGKFGAVCTQIYELYDTFGVQIDDGLLIDFVVTNEEIAHFCGITSASSVNRMMQQLKDLGAIKIQERKIVITDLEILKDNIIL, via the coding sequence ATGGACAGCCACGTGTTACAAGAATACTTAGACGATCATGCATTTCCAATCGTAGTGAAGAAAAAGAGAACGTACCTTACTTATGAAGGGTTACAAGACCGATATGCTTATATTTTAAAAAGCGGTATTATCAAAACTAGCGTTATTTCGCCAGATGGACGAGAATTCAATCTTAGGTACATCAATAGTTTGGAAATCGTTTCACTATTGAGGGATGAATATTCTCAGTTTATTGATGCGCCGTTTAACATTCGAATTGAGTCTGACCAGGCAGAGCTGTATCAAATCGATCGTGTACAGTTTTGGAAGGATATCAATCAAAGCAAAGACTTGCAGATGTATGTGAAAGATTATTATCGTGTACGTTTGATGTATTCAATGAAGAAGATGCAGCAGATGTTGATGAATGGAAAATTTGGCGCAGTTTGTACCCAGATTTATGAGTTGTACGATACTTTTGGTGTGCAAATAGATGACGGATTATTGATTGATTTTGTGGTGACAAATGAAGAGATTGCTCATTTTTGTGGCATCACTTCTGCTAGTAGTGTCAATCGAATGATGCAGCAGTTGAAGGATCTAGGAGCGATCAAGATTCAGGAACGGAAGATTGTCATTACAGATCTGGAGATTTTGAAGGATAATATTATTTTGTAG